ATGCGGAGCGGATGCGGCAGATCTACCGCGGGCGTATCGTCGACCTGCGGGTCGAGCGGGTCACGCTCCCGAACGGCACGGCGGTCGACCTCGAGCTGATGCACCACCCCGGGGCGTCGGCCGTGGTCGCGGTCGACGATGACGGGCGCGTCGTCCTCCTGCGCCAGTACCGCCACGCGGCCGGCGGCTATCTCTGGGAGCTGCCCGCCGGCGTCCTCGATGCGCCCGACGAGCCGCCGCGCGCCTGCGCGGCGCGCGAGCTCGCCGAGGAGGCGGGCGTCGAGGCGGACGAGCTGACTCACCTCGGCACGATCCTCACCACCCCCGGCTTCTGTGACGAGCGCATCCACCTCTTCCTGGCGCGCGGCCTCCGCCCGGGGGCGCAGCGCCACGAGGCCGACGAGGTGATCGCCGAGATCGCGCGCCTCCCGCTCGCCGAGGCGCTCGCCATGATCCGGCGCGGCGAGATCGTGGACGG
This DNA window, taken from Deltaproteobacteria bacterium, encodes the following:
- a CDS encoding NUDIX hydrolase translates to MRQIYRGRIVDLRVERVTLPNGTAVDLELMHHPGASAVVAVDDDGRVVLLRQYRHAAGGYLWELPAGVLDAPDEPPRACAARELAEEAGVEADELTHLGTILTTPGFCDERIHLFLARGLRPGAQRHEADEVIAEIARLPLAEALAMIRRGEIVDGKTIAGLHLAAAVLAAA